In Sphingobacterium sp. PCS056, the following proteins share a genomic window:
- a CDS encoding helix-turn-helix domain-containing protein, protein MKKIDQKQYDVRAFEILLRAQISSVYPDKSIVNKTIHQLAHLLENEEQQLTAKSFFRVCHALKLDLTVVCYEFFKNLPSTRLQTFGSPLEKLFGIFLNSKSDVSAATGLSEARINDLFNRSYDQFYAYEICSLAIAFGITPSTLFEYFYDGTKKKVVLKLELVDDINRQPNEVLFMDQSTDNDHIVKEDKTTSTLRKVHSRTFDDLVKHTDYFSTPRSPKDIIEDLKLRYNLSISVGNVYSYLKKYTNNELTKIKAVQYTALGTRSNKPTVTYIKTRPQRAKNKNAEDHVIIKKTKNRDEYSSEVLDQQEQIEDPVSLDQLYELIAGHPNQRLSFYLTVFDVKATLLQSKLQELQEQGKIEYCGTRKSGGYWAINKEG, encoded by the coding sequence ATGAAAAAAATTGACCAAAAACAATACGATGTACGTGCTTTCGAGATCTTATTGAGAGCACAAATCTCCTCGGTATATCCTGACAAATCAATTGTCAATAAAACGATACATCAACTTGCGCATCTACTTGAGAACGAGGAGCAACAGTTGACCGCAAAATCGTTCTTTAGGGTCTGCCATGCTTTAAAATTGGACCTGACTGTAGTGTGCTATGAGTTTTTTAAAAACCTGCCGTCAACCCGGTTACAGACCTTTGGCAGTCCATTAGAAAAACTATTTGGCATATTTTTAAACAGTAAAAGCGATGTTTCGGCCGCAACAGGCTTAAGTGAAGCTCGCATCAACGATTTATTTAATAGATCATATGATCAATTTTATGCCTATGAAATCTGTTCATTAGCGATCGCATTTGGGATAACACCTAGTACACTATTTGAATATTTTTATGATGGTACAAAAAAGAAAGTGGTCCTCAAGCTTGAACTGGTAGATGACATCAATAGGCAGCCAAATGAGGTATTGTTCATGGATCAATCCACGGATAACGATCATATAGTTAAAGAGGACAAGACGACCAGCACCTTAAGGAAGGTTCATAGTAGAACTTTTGATGACCTAGTCAAGCATACAGATTACTTTTCGACACCGCGAAGCCCCAAGGATATTATTGAAGACCTCAAACTCCGATATAATCTATCAATAAGTGTAGGCAATGTCTATTCCTATTTGAAAAAATATACGAATAATGAACTCACAAAGATTAAAGCGGTCCAGTACACCGCGCTCGGAACACGATCTAACAAACCTACAGTTACGTATATTAAAACTCGACCACAACGTGCAAAGAATAAAAACGCAGAAGATCATGTGATCATAAAAAAGACCAAAAATAGGGATGAATATAGTTCCGAAGTGCTCGACCAACAGGAGCAAATAGAAGATCCGGTATCTTTAGATCAATTGTATGAGCTGATTGCGGGTCACCCTAACCAGCGTCTCTCCTTTTATTTGACCGTATTTGACGTCAAGGCCACATTATTGCAAAGCAAATTACAAGAACTACAAGAACAAGGTAAAATCGAATATTGTGGTACCCGTAAAAGCGGAGGCTATTGGGCGATCAATAAAGAAGGATAA
- a CDS encoding TonB-dependent receptor, whose product MQSKQLFLTGFFLHISLLLCAQKIETFNLSGYVKDTFGKPIAGATISIQELDLGTTSDVDGSYQFLKLKQAHFNVRVSSVGFHSDTRKINLATNTGTFLDFQLRRDEKSLDEVSVVGKTLNQRKVQEIKQSGYAVNVIDLNTQVDKVADLNQLLRRSPGVTIREDGGMGSDFSFKINGLDAKIFIDAVPMENYGSSMTLNNIPVNLVDRIEVYKGVVPAYLPTDVLGGAVNIITKRRNKQFFDFSYGYGSFNTHQASLIANMRDAKTGLMVKADAFFNHSDNNYRMYSNPKYGINLDGYFKSFVDEETGIVQNQLVKVDQARRFHDAYTSGMGKIEAGFENVKWADRLLFGLGYSENNKQIQMGSNIKSVYGGRWSENKFLTPSIQYRKNGLFLPDLYVDIFASYGDSRTDVRDTAKYIYYWSGIPQSNGTFKDEAYDQIVNKSYIAKTDFSYNLNKQKSQVINLSYNLSTNQQKNFDLMKTEEYREINSRPKRLNKHLINLAWQGQWLNEKLSSVVFFKYYGMDNSYTADERKYDSEGNLIEGDVVKYDNYKDYKSGGLTLRYLLKKDIGIKTSIEKSYKLPSVEQLYGNVVYVLPNIDLKPEEANNVNLGVFYNGYFRDKHFINLDVTTFLRNTNNYIQMVSAGNYYRYSNLDGARLYGIEFDAKYGYKDLFRVNINGSYDKAIVSKLQTDESIDQAESILHKQLPNRPYLYGNVDISIGKNDWLGMGTRIELTYMNQYTHKFYMSWENLASQSTKLYIPNQDVHSAILSYSWKHNKYGISMEARNFTDERLYDNFGLQKAGRAFYTKLRMSIF is encoded by the coding sequence ATGCAGTCTAAACAATTATTTTTAACAGGATTTTTTTTACACATCTCGCTCTTACTGTGTGCACAAAAAATAGAAACGTTTAATCTATCGGGTTACGTAAAAGACACTTTTGGAAAACCTATCGCTGGTGCGACTATCTCGATACAGGAATTGGATTTGGGAACAACCAGTGATGTCGATGGATCCTACCAATTCTTGAAATTAAAGCAGGCACATTTCAATGTGCGCGTATCAAGTGTCGGTTTTCATTCGGACACGAGGAAAATTAATCTGGCAACAAACACCGGTACCTTTTTGGATTTCCAGCTTCGTCGGGATGAAAAATCACTCGATGAGGTCTCTGTTGTTGGGAAAACCTTAAACCAACGTAAGGTGCAGGAAATAAAACAGTCGGGCTATGCGGTCAATGTGATCGATTTAAATACACAGGTGGATAAGGTGGCTGATCTCAATCAGCTATTGAGACGCTCTCCTGGGGTGACCATTCGTGAAGACGGGGGAATGGGGTCTGACTTCTCCTTTAAAATCAATGGCTTGGATGCCAAAATATTTATCGATGCGGTACCCATGGAAAATTACGGGAGCTCCATGACCTTAAATAATATTCCGGTCAATTTAGTTGACCGTATTGAAGTGTATAAGGGAGTTGTGCCCGCTTACCTGCCAACGGACGTGCTGGGTGGTGCTGTCAATATCATCACCAAACGTAGAAATAAACAGTTTTTTGATTTTAGCTATGGTTATGGCTCTTTCAATACCCACCAAGCCTCCTTGATCGCCAATATGCGGGATGCAAAGACCGGATTGATGGTGAAAGCGGATGCGTTTTTCAACCATTCGGACAATAATTATAGGATGTACAGCAATCCGAAGTATGGGATTAATCTCGACGGATACTTCAAATCCTTTGTTGATGAAGAAACAGGGATCGTGCAGAATCAGTTGGTGAAAGTCGATCAAGCGCGACGTTTTCATGATGCTTACACCTCGGGAATGGGAAAAATAGAGGCTGGTTTTGAAAACGTGAAATGGGCAGATCGTCTCCTTTTTGGACTGGGCTATTCGGAAAATAACAAGCAAATCCAAATGGGATCCAATATCAAATCGGTATATGGTGGTCGATGGTCTGAAAATAAATTCCTGACTCCAAGTATCCAGTATCGAAAAAATGGGCTTTTCCTTCCGGATTTATATGTGGATATTTTTGCAAGCTATGGTGATAGCCGGACCGATGTGAGGGATACCGCAAAATATATCTATTACTGGTCTGGGATACCACAAAGTAATGGGACATTTAAGGATGAAGCTTATGATCAGATTGTCAACAAGAGTTATATCGCAAAGACCGATTTTTCTTATAATCTGAATAAACAAAAATCGCAAGTGATCAATTTGAGCTATAACCTCAGTACCAATCAGCAAAAGAATTTTGATCTGATGAAAACCGAGGAGTATCGGGAAATCAACAGCAGGCCCAAACGTCTGAATAAACACCTGATCAACTTGGCTTGGCAGGGACAATGGCTAAATGAAAAACTGAGTTCTGTGGTATTCTTTAAATATTATGGTATGGATAACAGCTATACGGCAGATGAGCGGAAATACGATAGTGAGGGCAATCTGATTGAAGGTGATGTGGTCAAGTATGACAACTATAAAGATTATAAAAGCGGTGGCTTGACTTTAAGATATCTGTTGAAGAAAGATATAGGAATCAAAACATCGATCGAAAAATCGTATAAATTACCTTCGGTAGAACAGCTCTATGGTAACGTTGTCTATGTGTTGCCCAATATTGATCTGAAACCTGAAGAAGCGAATAATGTAAATCTAGGGGTGTTTTATAATGGCTATTTCAGGGATAAACATTTTATCAATTTGGATGTCACTACGTTCTTACGCAACACCAATAATTATATCCAGATGGTCAGTGCTGGTAATTATTATCGCTACTCCAACTTGGATGGAGCACGATTGTATGGGATCGAGTTTGATGCGAAATATGGCTATAAAGATCTATTTCGGGTTAATATAAATGGGAGTTATGATAAAGCAATCGTAAGCAAATTGCAAACCGATGAATCTATTGATCAGGCGGAATCCATCCTGCACAAGCAACTGCCCAATAGACCGTACCTGTATGGAAATGTAGATATTTCAATCGGGAAAAATGACTGGTTGGGAATGGGTACGCGTATTGAACTGACTTATATGAATCAATATACCCATAAATTTTATATGAGCTGGGAGAACTTAGCGTCTCAATCGACCAAGCTTTATATTCCGAATCAAGATGTACATTCTGCAATCTTGTCCTATTCTTGGAAGCATAATAAGTACGGGATTTCTATGGAAGCTAGAAACTTTACCGACGAAAGACTTTACGATAATTTTGGACTGCAAAAAGCAGGTCGTGCGTTCTACACCAAATTGAGAATGTCCATATTTTAA
- a CDS encoding RNA polymerase sigma factor, protein MSDQNKILSCKSIDAKSFEQIYIRYWDQVLQYAICIVHDESLAKDMVQHVFVSLWDKRKERQIEHIEIYLKRAVKYAALHEIKKRLIIDDKMDLNDVDIISDQESDQDMMYQDLHLAIDHMMTKLPSKSKDMFVLKFRDGLDNSAIADALDLSEKTIRNKLSICLKSIRMNLKKVGF, encoded by the coding sequence ATGAGCGATCAAAATAAAATATTGTCTTGTAAGTCAATCGATGCCAAGAGCTTCGAACAGATTTATATACGGTATTGGGATCAAGTTTTGCAGTATGCTATCTGTATTGTCCATGATGAATCTTTGGCAAAGGACATGGTGCAGCATGTTTTTGTGTCCCTCTGGGACAAGAGAAAAGAGCGTCAGATTGAACATATCGAAATTTATCTCAAAAGAGCGGTAAAATATGCCGCATTGCACGAAATCAAGAAAAGATTGATTATTGATGATAAAATGGATCTGAATGATGTTGATATCATCTCCGATCAGGAATCCGATCAGGACATGATGTATCAAGATCTTCATCTGGCCATCGATCATATGATGACAAAGCTCCCCTCCAAGAGTAAAGATATGTTTGTGCTTAAATTTAGAGATGGGCTAGACAATAGTGCCATTGCTGATGCGCTAGACCTATCCGAAAAAACGATTCGTAATAAACTCTCTATTTGCCTGAAATCGATTAGAATGAACCTGAAAAAAGTAGGTTTTTAA
- a CDS encoding fasciclin domain-containing protein encodes MKKLNFTLFKKSAAILCIATLIFMGSCKDDDHPEQEVTTISAIVSTNKDFSLLKSALIQADLVDVLAGNGPFTVFAPNNAAFVAAGLDSETKIKALPVADLKKILLYHVLSQKTVSSSLPNAANTAVKTQAEADVFITKNNNGVFVNGAAVTQADVMASNGVIHVINTVLMPPTGNIVQVAQANSNFTFLVAAVLRASQGSTNVAQVLSGTGPLTVFAPTNDAFIKAGFATVAAIQAADPAVLTSILTYHVISGRVLSSDLTEAAQPATVNGGKVMISLSGGAKVKGNKNATAATISPANLLTTNGVIHVIDQVLLP; translated from the coding sequence ATGAAAAAATTAAATTTTACACTCTTCAAAAAGTCAGCTGCTATCCTGTGCATAGCAACGTTAATTTTTATGGGCTCTTGTAAAGATGATGATCATCCAGAACAAGAAGTAACCACTATTTCTGCGATCGTTAGTACAAACAAAGATTTTTCTTTACTGAAGTCTGCCTTGATCCAAGCGGATCTAGTTGATGTATTAGCAGGAAATGGACCATTTACTGTATTTGCGCCTAACAATGCTGCTTTTGTGGCTGCAGGCTTGGATTCCGAAACCAAAATTAAAGCATTACCAGTAGCCGATTTAAAGAAGATCTTATTGTATCATGTTTTAAGTCAAAAGACGGTTTCTTCATCACTTCCAAATGCAGCCAATACAGCTGTCAAAACCCAAGCAGAAGCTGATGTATTTATTACTAAAAACAACAATGGTGTTTTTGTCAATGGCGCGGCAGTAACACAAGCTGATGTGATGGCTTCTAATGGTGTGATTCATGTGATCAATACGGTTTTGATGCCACCCACGGGCAATATTGTACAGGTTGCTCAAGCAAATTCGAATTTCACTTTTTTAGTAGCTGCTGTATTAAGAGCCAGCCAAGGTTCGACCAATGTTGCACAAGTGTTATCCGGAACAGGTCCACTTACGGTATTTGCTCCTACAAATGACGCCTTTATAAAGGCAGGATTTGCAACAGTTGCGGCTATTCAAGCTGCCGATCCAGCGGTATTGACCAGCATTCTGACTTACCATGTCATTTCAGGACGTGTTTTATCGAGTGATCTGACCGAAGCTGCACAGCCAGCGACTGTCAACGGTGGCAAAGTCATGATCTCATTATCTGGTGGCGCAAAAGTAAAAGGAAATAAAAATGCAACAGCAGCGACGATATCGCCAGCGAACTTATTAACGACCAATGGCGTGATCCACGTCATTGACCAAGTACTATTACCTTAA
- a CDS encoding RagB/SusD family nutrient uptake outer membrane protein, with amino-acid sequence MLLQNYKTRTLKMMLLIVGLAALTSCTKFLDRYPQDEIVDDTYWKTQEQLEMAVTAIYSRVKAKNIVDMENLAENTMWPTTTEYKDIGSGVFPVTQPTVDAEWRNMYRDIRECNVFLEKYKNAEETTPGANEQLAAEVRVIRALGYSFLTSFYGDIPLSLVPLNPGDPELYDGRTAQAEVVDFLLEELDEAAAVLPKAIPTAKNLGRISKGTALALKARIALAYGRYEIAEKAAKDVMDLGVYRLYTTGSPKTAYQELFTRNGKVAMGKNQETLFARLHKMDIIMHNLSREIQVPDQFARFVPTKSLVDSYLASDGLPIDKSPLYKDDTYEDVFKNRDPRMTQTILVPGDKWGGRYDGRPIASNPDPTIFQVPKFSQDGRGSVTTTGYYYKKYVELSAVPNYNRDDNDIHHIRYAEVLLTYAEARMEQGKLTQADLDISINLLRDRVGMKRMELSFLAQHGMDIRTEIRRERRVELVLEGQRYFDVRRWKEGNRLAADIEGVKASWFPQLASAAYRKNKDGFLVVQWNRAFENPKNYLWPVPQTQWERNPNLGQNPGW; translated from the coding sequence ATGTTACTTCAAAATTATAAAACCCGTACCTTAAAAATGATGCTGCTCATTGTGGGATTGGCTGCATTGACCAGTTGTACTAAATTTCTGGATCGCTATCCGCAAGATGAAATTGTGGACGATACGTACTGGAAGACACAAGAGCAGTTGGAAATGGCGGTTACAGCGATATACTCGCGTGTAAAAGCGAAGAATATCGTGGATATGGAAAACTTGGCCGAAAATACGATGTGGCCGACCACAACTGAATATAAAGATATTGGATCTGGTGTATTTCCGGTCACTCAGCCTACAGTGGATGCTGAATGGCGCAATATGTATCGTGATATACGAGAATGTAATGTCTTTTTGGAAAAGTACAAAAATGCGGAAGAAACTACTCCAGGTGCTAATGAACAGCTTGCTGCTGAAGTACGCGTGATCAGAGCTTTGGGATACAGTTTTTTGACGTCTTTTTACGGAGATATTCCGTTGTCTTTGGTACCCCTGAACCCAGGTGATCCTGAGCTCTATGATGGTAGAACGGCACAAGCAGAAGTGGTTGATTTCCTATTGGAGGAGCTGGATGAAGCTGCTGCTGTGCTCCCGAAAGCAATTCCAACAGCGAAAAATCTAGGACGTATTAGCAAAGGTACTGCCCTTGCGTTAAAAGCGCGGATTGCGCTGGCATATGGACGATATGAAATCGCTGAAAAGGCGGCCAAAGATGTCATGGATCTAGGTGTATATAGGTTATATACCACTGGTAGTCCCAAAACTGCTTATCAGGAACTGTTTACACGCAATGGCAAAGTGGCCATGGGGAAAAATCAGGAAACGCTGTTTGCCAGATTGCATAAAATGGATATTATTATGCATAATTTAAGTAGGGAAATTCAGGTCCCTGATCAGTTTGCACGTTTTGTGCCAACCAAATCGCTTGTTGATTCTTATTTAGCATCGGATGGTCTACCGATCGATAAATCACCATTGTATAAAGACGATACTTATGAAGATGTTTTCAAAAATAGAGATCCGAGAATGACACAGACGATCTTGGTGCCGGGTGATAAATGGGGTGGACGATATGATGGGAGACCGATTGCGAGCAATCCGGACCCCACGATCTTCCAAGTTCCTAAATTTAGTCAAGATGGCCGTGGATCGGTAACGACAACGGGGTACTATTATAAAAAATATGTGGAGCTATCTGCTGTTCCAAATTATAACAGAGATGATAATGATATTCATCATATCCGGTACGCAGAGGTATTGCTGACCTATGCGGAGGCGCGAATGGAGCAGGGCAAACTGACCCAGGCTGATCTGGACATTTCGATCAATCTGTTGCGTGATCGTGTGGGGATGAAACGTATGGAGCTTAGTTTTTTAGCACAGCACGGTATGGATATCCGTACCGAAATCCGCAGGGAAAGGCGGGTAGAACTGGTGTTGGAGGGACAACGTTATTTTGATGTCCGAAGATGGAAAGAAGGAAACCGTCTAGCGGCTGATATCGAGGGCGTAAAAGCTTCTTGGTTTCCGCAGCTAGCAAGTGCTGCTTATCGTAAAAATAAAGATGGTTTTTTGGTCGTGCAGTGGAACCGTGCTTTTGAAAATCCCAAAAACTACCTGTGGCCTGTGCCGCAGACACAGTGGGAAAGAAATCCAAATCTAGGACAAAACCCGGGTTGGTAA